A region of Salarchaeum japonicum DNA encodes the following proteins:
- a CDS encoding heavy-metal-associated domain-containing protein codes for MTTTITVEGMSCGHCEQTVEEALEEVTGVTSVTVDRESEQASVDGEAEVTALVAAVEDAGYTAHA; via the coding sequence ATGACGACGACCATCACCGTGGAAGGAATGTCGTGCGGTCACTGCGAGCAGACGGTTGAAGAGGCCCTTGAAGAGGTCACTGGCGTGACTTCCGTGACCGTCGACAGGGAGAGTGAACAGGCAAGTGTCGACGGTGAGGCAGAGGTCACGGCCCTCGTGGCGGCCGTCGAAGACGCGGGATACACCGCTCACGCCTGA
- a CDS encoding heavy-metal-associated domain-containing protein encodes MTQTITVEGMTCEHCEQTVEEALEEVEGVTSATADRDSESATVEGSAERDELVTVVEDAGYDASA; translated from the coding sequence ATGACTCAGACAATCACCGTCGAAGGAATGACCTGTGAACATTGCGAGCAGACCGTCGAAGAGGCACTCGAAGAAGTTGAGGGGGTTACGTCCGCTACTGCGGATCGTGACTCAGAATCCGCGACGGTCGAGGGGTCCGCTGAACGGGATGAGCTTGTGACTGTGGTCGAAGACGCTGGATACGATGCCTCTGCGTAA
- a CDS encoding ArsR/SmtB family transcription factor yields MTEEADPSDIFATLDDEYARNILVATKTDRLSAKELSEECDMSRPTVSRRVTRLVEQGLLEEYTHVDPGGRHYSEYEARLERVEVLLQAEGFDVQIDVRPDPADRITSIFEEMRGD; encoded by the coding sequence GTGACTGAGGAGGCCGACCCGTCGGACATCTTCGCCACACTCGACGACGAGTACGCCCGCAACATCCTCGTGGCGACGAAGACCGACCGACTCTCCGCGAAGGAGCTCAGCGAGGAATGCGATATGTCACGCCCGACCGTCTCGCGGCGTGTCACCCGCCTCGTCGAGCAGGGCCTCCTCGAGGAGTACACGCACGTCGACCCCGGCGGACGGCACTACAGCGAGTACGAGGCGCGACTCGAGCGTGTCGAAGTACTCCTCCAAGCAGAGGGCTTCGACGTGCAGATCGATGTTCGGCCGGACCCCGCCGACCGGATTACGTCCATCTTCGAGGAAATGCGGGGAGACTGA
- the acnA gene encoding aconitate hydratase AcnA: MTDTLPFDAVRELDVDGTTYKMADLRALEEQGLCDLDTLPVSIRILLESVLRNADGETVTAADVKNAAGWKPDVPDAEVPFSPSRVVLQDLTGVPAVVDLAALRSEVDRKDRDPTLVEPEIPIDLVIDHSVQVDYFDSEDAYEKNVELEYERNAERYRAIKWAQNAFENFNVVPPGTGIVHQVNLEHLGRVVHAREQDGENWLLPDTLVGTDSHTPMIGGIGVVGWGVGGIEAEAAMLGQPVTMKLPEVVGVRLEGELPEGATATDLVLHITERLREVGVVDRFVEFFGPGVENLTVPDRATIANMAPEQGSTISMFPVDEQTLEYLELTGRDPDHVDLVREYLEAQGLFGEQEPEYTEVVEFDLSTVEPSLAGHKRPQDRIPMGDVKQSFRGLLHGEFEDDLDDVDEDALQRWLGEGGAADAETDGGVQVEPESELHPLTKRVEVDLDGETVEIGHGDVLVSAITSCTNTSNPSVMIAAGLLAQNAVEKGLDVPPYVKTSLAPGSRVVTQYLEESGLLPYLEELGYAVVGYGCTTCIGNAGPLPDPIEQAIDDHDLWTTSVLSGNRNFEARIHPKIRANYLASPPLVVAYGLAGRMDIDLEHEPLGTDDEGNPVYLADIWPDAADVQAAIHENVSPEMFEEKYASVFEGDERWAALDAPTGDVYEWDEDSTYIREPPFFKDFPVEKPGVADIEDARCLLTLGDTVTTDHISPAGPFGPDLPAGQWLLDHGVEPHEFNTYGARRGNHEVMMRGTFANVRIENEMLDDVEGGYTIHHPTDEQTTVFEASRRYRDEGIPLVVMAGEEFGTGSSRDWAAKGTDLLGVRATIAESYERIYRDNLVGMGVLPLQFDDGDSWESLGLDGSEVFTIHGLDDGLDVMDELTVIAERADGSTVEFPVTAQVGTPAAVTYIEHGGILHYVLRRLLRQ, translated from the coding sequence ATGACTGATACACTTCCGTTCGATGCCGTCCGCGAGCTCGACGTCGACGGGACGACGTACAAGATGGCCGATCTTCGAGCACTCGAAGAGCAGGGGCTCTGTGACCTCGACACGCTCCCTGTGAGCATCCGTATTCTGCTTGAGTCGGTGCTCCGGAACGCCGACGGCGAAACTGTTACTGCAGCGGATGTCAAGAATGCTGCTGGCTGGAAGCCAGACGTACCGGACGCAGAGGTTCCGTTCTCTCCATCACGAGTCGTCCTGCAAGATCTCACCGGTGTACCCGCAGTCGTCGACCTGGCGGCCCTTCGATCCGAGGTCGACCGCAAAGACCGAGATCCCACCCTGGTCGAACCGGAGATTCCTATTGATCTCGTGATCGACCACAGCGTCCAGGTCGACTACTTCGACTCCGAGGACGCCTACGAGAAGAACGTCGAACTGGAGTACGAGCGAAACGCCGAACGGTATCGCGCGATCAAGTGGGCGCAGAACGCCTTCGAGAACTTCAACGTCGTCCCGCCGGGGACCGGTATCGTCCACCAGGTGAATCTCGAACATCTGGGTCGGGTCGTCCACGCCCGCGAGCAAGACGGCGAGAACTGGCTCCTGCCGGACACGCTCGTCGGCACGGACAGCCACACCCCGATGATCGGTGGCATCGGTGTGGTCGGTTGGGGCGTCGGCGGCATCGAAGCGGAAGCGGCGATGCTCGGTCAACCGGTCACGATGAAACTCCCCGAGGTCGTCGGCGTCCGTCTCGAAGGCGAATTACCCGAGGGCGCGACGGCTACGGATCTCGTGCTCCACATCACCGAACGACTCCGCGAGGTCGGCGTCGTCGACCGGTTCGTGGAGTTCTTCGGTCCCGGTGTGGAGAATCTCACAGTCCCCGACCGGGCCACGATCGCCAATATGGCGCCCGAACAGGGCTCGACGATCAGTATGTTCCCGGTCGACGAGCAGACGCTCGAGTATCTCGAACTCACCGGGCGTGATCCCGACCACGTCGACCTCGTTCGCGAGTACCTCGAAGCCCAAGGGCTGTTCGGGGAACAGGAACCAGAATATACTGAGGTCGTCGAGTTCGACCTCTCGACAGTCGAACCGAGTCTGGCCGGACACAAGCGGCCACAGGACCGGATTCCGATGGGGGACGTGAAACAGAGCTTCCGGGGACTTCTCCACGGGGAGTTCGAGGACGACCTCGATGATGTCGACGAGGACGCCTTGCAGCGGTGGCTCGGTGAGGGTGGTGCAGCTGATGCGGAGACCGACGGTGGCGTTCAGGTCGAACCCGAATCGGAACTGCACCCGTTAACCAAACGTGTCGAGGTCGACCTCGACGGTGAGACGGTCGAAATCGGACACGGAGACGTCCTCGTCAGCGCCATCACGAGCTGTACGAACACGTCGAACCCGTCGGTGATGATCGCTGCTGGACTGCTCGCCCAGAACGCCGTCGAGAAAGGCCTAGACGTCCCGCCGTACGTCAAGACGAGTCTCGCACCGGGTAGCCGTGTCGTCACGCAGTATCTCGAAGAATCGGGGCTGCTTCCGTATCTCGAAGAGCTCGGGTACGCCGTCGTCGGCTACGGCTGTACCACCTGTATCGGTAACGCTGGGCCGCTTCCCGATCCCATCGAGCAGGCAATCGACGACCACGACCTCTGGACGACGAGCGTTCTCTCCGGGAACCGGAACTTCGAGGCGCGTATCCACCCGAAGATCCGCGCGAACTACCTCGCGAGCCCGCCGCTCGTCGTCGCCTACGGGCTCGCAGGGCGGATGGACATCGATCTCGAACACGAGCCGCTGGGCACTGACGATGAGGGTAACCCAGTCTATCTGGCGGACATCTGGCCGGACGCAGCGGACGTGCAGGCCGCAATCCACGAGAACGTCTCTCCGGAGATGTTCGAGGAGAAGTACGCCTCCGTGTTCGAGGGCGATGAGCGATGGGCTGCTCTCGACGCGCCCACGGGTGACGTCTACGAGTGGGATGAGGACTCGACATACATCCGTGAACCGCCGTTCTTCAAGGACTTCCCGGTAGAGAAACCCGGCGTCGCCGATATCGAGGACGCACGCTGTCTACTGACGCTCGGCGATACCGTTACGACCGACCACATCAGTCCAGCCGGCCCGTTCGGTCCCGACCTCCCCGCAGGTCAGTGGCTGCTCGATCACGGTGTCGAGCCACACGAGTTCAACACCTACGGCGCACGTCGGGGCAATCACGAGGTGATGATGCGGGGGACGTTCGCCAACGTCCGAATCGAGAACGAGATGCTCGACGACGTCGAGGGTGGCTACACGATCCACCACCCGACCGACGAACAAACCACGGTGTTCGAAGCCAGTCGCCGCTATCGGGACGAGGGGATACCGCTCGTCGTGATGGCTGGCGAGGAGTTCGGAACTGGGTCTAGCCGGGACTGGGCGGCGAAAGGAACGGACCTGCTCGGTGTCCGCGCAACCATCGCCGAGAGTTACGAGCGCATCTACCGCGACAACCTCGTCGGCATGGGTGTGCTTCCCCTGCAGTTCGATGATGGCGACTCGTGGGAATCTCTCGGTCTGGATGGGTCGGAGGTCTTCACGATCCACGGCCTCGATGACGGGCTCGACGTGATGGACGAACTGACCGTTATCGCCGAGCGTGCGGACGGGTCGACTGTCGAGTTCCCGGTCACAGCACAGGTCGGCACGCCGGCCGCCGTAACCTATATCGAACACGGCGGAATCCTCCACTACGTCCTCAGACGCCTCCTCAGACAGTAA
- a CDS encoding copper-translocating P-type ATPase, producing MDDHKDTTENSPGGEDQPDTTSHQHEHGEHDEAVAESDEEGVEQELLEEEAHPAAAGEMASHEQHEHAGHEGDGHGHGSHEGHGEGHGGMHEGHEQMFRRRFFVSTLLSIPVLLYSEMLQEWLGFSVPVFPGSEWINPVFAVIVFAYGGVPFLQMALPELKDRSPGMMTLISMAITVAFVYSLASVIFPTQSAFFWELVTLIDIMLLGHWIEMRSVRRASSALDELAKLMPDTAERITDDGETEEVPVSELSEGDLVLVRPGASVPADGTVEEGDSDVNESMITGESKPVSKEPGDEVIGGTINGDGSLRVRVGATGEETTLAGIMRLVEEAQQSKSKTQVLADRAAGWLFYVALGAAVVTAIAWTVAVSFDATVIERVVTVLVIACPHALGLAIPLVVAINTSLAARNGMLVRDRIAMEDARNLDAIIFDKTGTLTEGEHGVVDMATVDGVDEDDALGLAAAVESDSEHMIARAIREAADERDVTTPDATAFEAIKGRGVRANVDGNEVYVGGPNLLAQLDSEIPDHLQHFADEAGQNAQTVVYLVRDGELIAAFAMADVIREESFRVVDALHDLGIEVAMLTGDSQDVANAVADELGIDTVFAEVLPEDKDEKVQELQDQGKLVGMVGDGVNDAPALTRADVGIAIGSGTDVAVQSADVILVQNNPMDVVRLVKLSKASYRKMQENIVWAAGYNVFAIPLAAGVLAPIGILLSPAVGALLMSLSTVIVAINAQLLRRVDLSIPELPGSTPSTEAQPAD from the coding sequence ATGGACGACCACAAAGATACAACTGAGAATTCCCCGGGAGGAGAGGACCAGCCGGACACCACCAGTCACCAGCACGAACACGGTGAGCACGATGAAGCGGTCGCGGAATCTGACGAGGAAGGGGTAGAACAGGAGCTACTAGAGGAGGAAGCTCACCCTGCTGCGGCAGGTGAGATGGCGTCCCACGAGCAGCACGAACACGCCGGACACGAGGGCGACGGGCACGGCCACGGTTCCCATGAGGGCCACGGTGAGGGGCATGGCGGGATGCACGAGGGCCACGAGCAGATGTTCCGGCGCCGTTTCTTCGTTTCGACGCTCCTGTCGATTCCCGTTCTCCTGTACAGCGAAATGCTACAGGAGTGGCTCGGCTTCTCCGTCCCTGTATTCCCGGGCAGCGAGTGGATCAACCCCGTCTTCGCGGTCATCGTCTTCGCGTACGGTGGCGTTCCATTCCTCCAGATGGCACTCCCGGAGCTGAAAGACCGGTCGCCGGGGATGATGACGTTGATCTCGATGGCGATCACCGTCGCGTTTGTCTACAGCCTCGCGAGCGTGATTTTCCCCACACAGTCGGCGTTCTTCTGGGAGCTCGTCACGCTGATCGACATCATGCTGCTGGGCCACTGGATCGAGATGCGGTCGGTCCGGCGGGCCTCCAGCGCGCTCGACGAACTGGCGAAACTGATGCCAGACACCGCCGAGCGTATCACCGACGACGGGGAGACCGAAGAAGTTCCCGTCAGTGAGCTCTCGGAAGGCGATCTCGTGCTCGTCCGGCCGGGCGCGAGTGTCCCTGCTGACGGCACCGTCGAGGAGGGTGACTCCGACGTCAACGAGTCGATGATCACCGGCGAGTCCAAGCCCGTCTCGAAAGAGCCTGGCGACGAGGTCATCGGCGGCACCATCAACGGCGACGGGAGTCTCCGTGTTCGCGTCGGTGCGACGGGCGAGGAGACAACACTCGCGGGCATCATGCGCCTCGTCGAGGAAGCTCAACAGAGCAAGTCCAAGACGCAAGTGTTGGCCGACCGGGCGGCCGGCTGGCTGTTCTACGTCGCGCTCGGGGCGGCAGTCGTGACCGCGATTGCGTGGACGGTCGCAGTCTCGTTCGACGCGACGGTCATCGAGCGAGTCGTGACGGTGCTCGTCATCGCCTGCCCACACGCCCTCGGGCTCGCCATCCCGCTGGTCGTCGCGATCAACACCTCACTTGCAGCGCGCAACGGGATGCTCGTCCGCGACCGAATTGCGATGGAGGACGCGCGGAACTTGGATGCCATCATCTTCGACAAGACAGGGACGCTTACTGAGGGTGAACACGGCGTCGTGGATATGGCGACCGTCGACGGCGTTGACGAGGACGACGCGCTCGGGCTGGCGGCAGCCGTCGAGAGTGACTCCGAACACATGATCGCCCGAGCGATCCGTGAGGCCGCCGACGAGCGAGATGTAACTACTCCTGACGCGACAGCCTTCGAGGCGATCAAAGGACGAGGGGTCCGGGCGAATGTCGACGGAAACGAGGTGTACGTCGGTGGCCCGAACCTGTTGGCCCAACTCGATAGCGAAATTCCCGACCATCTCCAGCACTTCGCTGACGAGGCCGGTCAGAACGCCCAGACTGTGGTGTATCTCGTTCGTGACGGAGAGCTGATCGCCGCCTTCGCGATGGCCGACGTGATTCGTGAGGAGAGTTTCCGCGTCGTCGATGCCCTCCACGACTTGGGCATCGAGGTGGCGATGCTGACGGGGGACTCCCAGGACGTCGCCAACGCTGTCGCTGACGAACTGGGTATCGACACGGTGTTCGCTGAGGTCCTCCCCGAGGACAAGGATGAGAAAGTGCAGGAACTCCAGGACCAGGGGAAGCTGGTGGGGATGGTCGGCGACGGTGTGAACGATGCGCCGGCGCTGACGCGAGCCGACGTCGGGATCGCCATCGGGAGCGGCACCGACGTCGCCGTCCAGTCGGCAGATGTCATCCTCGTGCAGAACAACCCGATGGATGTAGTGCGACTCGTGAAACTCAGTAAGGCGAGCTACCGGAAGATGCAGGAGAACATCGTCTGGGCCGCCGGCTACAACGTGTTCGCGATTCCGCTCGCAGCAGGCGTGTTGGCACCGATCGGGATTCTGCTGTCTCCCGCTGTGGGTGCGCTTCTGATGTCGTTGAGTACAGTAATCGTCGCGATCAACGCCCAGCTCCTCCGCCGCGTGGACCTGTCCATCCCCGAACTGCCAGGCAGCACACCATCCACGGAGGCACAGCCTGCTGACTGA
- a CDS encoding DUF7521 family protein: MEHTLFVIGKLFTTALALVIAYQAYRGYQRHHTQLLLYVAAGFALVGLGGLLEGVLFELLQVSIFEAGFVAALITAAGMLSILYALYAPNP, from the coding sequence ATGGAACACACGTTATTCGTCATCGGCAAGCTGTTCACGACCGCCCTGGCGCTGGTGATCGCCTACCAGGCCTATCGCGGATACCAACGGCATCACACGCAGTTACTCCTGTACGTCGCGGCTGGCTTCGCGCTGGTCGGGCTCGGCGGCCTCCTCGAGGGCGTGCTCTTCGAACTCCTCCAAGTGTCGATTTTCGAAGCAGGATTCGTCGCAGCACTCATCACCGCCGCCGGGATGCTATCGATTCTCTACGCCCTGTATGCCCCGAACCCCTGA
- a CDS encoding SHOCT domain-containing protein, with product MQNPIQARGIRSLGLIVVGALTLAVVAGMALTHATVPESMMWSWHDGMWNSGHMAGWGGWGWGMILFGLLWMALLIALPVYAVYWLTTRSPTDGHTDDSALAVLQERYARGEIDDEEFDHRRARLVSDDDRF from the coding sequence ATGCAAAATCCAATTCAAGCACGCGGGATTCGTTCTCTGGGACTCATCGTCGTTGGGGCACTGACTCTGGCCGTCGTCGCCGGAATGGCGCTAACACACGCGACCGTCCCAGAATCAATGATGTGGAGCTGGCACGACGGCATGTGGAACAGCGGCCACATGGCCGGCTGGGGTGGCTGGGGCTGGGGGATGATACTGTTCGGGCTCCTGTGGATGGCACTTCTGATCGCCCTCCCAGTCTACGCCGTTTACTGGCTGACAACGCGGTCCCCTACGGACGGCCATACTGATGACAGCGCACTCGCTGTTCTCCAAGAACGGTACGCTCGTGGCGAAATCGACGACGAGGAGTTTGATCACCGTCGCGCCCGCCTGGTGTCCGACGACGATCGTTTCTGA
- a CDS encoding DoxX family protein, with product MSTLDSGMNQLESRVGGLTVGGKVHSLSAWFVLALRLMMGYAFAYSGFTKITGEFAAGGYLSNVAATNGNPLAGLFAWMGSTPWFVEFANVAVPYGELFIGLGLLVGAFVRLAAFFGALMMLMFYFGNWDMGHGFINGDFAYMLVFLAVAAFAAGRILGLDQYIENYDVGGETLVERYPALEYILG from the coding sequence ATGTCCACACTCGACTCCGGCATGAACCAGCTTGAGAGCAGAGTCGGCGGCCTGACCGTCGGCGGGAAAGTCCACAGCCTCAGCGCGTGGTTCGTGCTGGCGCTCCGTCTCATGATGGGCTACGCGTTCGCGTACTCCGGCTTCACGAAGATCACCGGCGAGTTCGCGGCCGGCGGCTACCTCTCGAACGTTGCGGCGACGAACGGCAACCCGCTGGCGGGCCTGTTCGCGTGGATGGGTTCGACGCCGTGGTTTGTCGAGTTCGCGAACGTCGCCGTGCCGTACGGCGAGCTGTTCATCGGCCTCGGCCTCCTCGTCGGCGCGTTCGTCCGCCTCGCGGCGTTCTTCGGCGCGCTGATGATGCTCATGTTCTACTTCGGCAACTGGGACATGGGTCACGGGTTCATCAACGGGGACTTCGCGTACATGCTCGTGTTCCTCGCGGTCGCCGCGTTCGCCGCGGGCCGCATCCTGGGCCTCGACCAGTACATCGAGAACTACGACGTCGGCGGCGAGACGCTCGTCGAGCGCTACCCCGCCCTCGAATACATCCTCGGCTAA
- a CDS encoding AsnC family transcriptional regulator — MRDLDETDLEILSLLADDARRPFSDIGEEVDLSGPAVSDRVKRLQEAGIINNFTIDVNRAHLRAGVPVFIQAEIGSASLEAARERARESDGVEHVFTTSEGDLWFYARVEAQNVRQWVDGLFNEIDVADYTVTLIDELEWTPSVDGVEFALTCAECNNTVDNQGETTRIDGEIYHFCCPSCLTRFDDRYQRLEEGA, encoded by the coding sequence ATGCGCGATTTGGATGAAACCGACTTAGAAATCCTCTCGTTACTCGCTGATGACGCCCGCCGCCCGTTCAGCGATATTGGCGAGGAGGTCGACTTGTCGGGGCCAGCCGTTTCTGACCGGGTAAAGCGATTACAGGAAGCTGGCATCATTAACAACTTCACGATTGACGTCAACCGGGCTCATCTCCGAGCTGGTGTACCGGTATTTATTCAGGCCGAAATCGGCTCAGCGTCGTTGGAGGCCGCCCGCGAGCGGGCTCGAGAGTCAGATGGCGTTGAACACGTCTTCACGACCTCCGAAGGAGATCTTTGGTTCTATGCCCGTGTTGAAGCCCAGAACGTACGTCAGTGGGTAGATGGACTCTTTAACGAGATCGATGTAGCAGATTACACCGTCACACTAATTGACGAGCTTGAATGGACGCCGTCCGTTGATGGCGTCGAATTTGCACTCACCTGTGCTGAATGTAACAATACCGTTGATAATCAAGGTGAAACGACGAGAATCGACGGAGAGATCTATCACTTCTGTTGTCCGTCCTGTCTCACACGGTTCGACGATCGGTATCAGCGACTCGAAGAGGGAGCGTAA